The Artemia franciscana chromosome 18, ASM3288406v1, whole genome shotgun sequence genome includes a window with the following:
- the LOC136038386 gene encoding uncharacterized protein LOC136038386 → MIYSKKVCAKDKIIVALNDDKCKYLNYQTSTIDKTIGNVYTNNQIKELKRKFEAGDVKNNPKSFWAYATQKCSSRRTVPDILHNSQSVADPELKFEIFNQNFSSIFSSNSSTIYPIPPLYDVSHTMEPFLITYTLVLKEFTSLILNKSAGPDGIHPRILHECREHYRECREHYPPISMTSAVVKVLEWIINSTAVKHLETTNVVHSSQHDFRSGRSVDTNLYEFYDHITKLLDMGFLLT, encoded by the exons ATGATATATTCGAAGAAAGTATGTGCAAAAGATAAAATTATCGTTGCGTTGAATGATGACAAAtgcaaatatttgaactatcaAACAAGTACTATTGATAAAACTATTGGAAATGTATAC ACAAACAACCAAATAAAGGAGTTGAAGAGAAAGTTTGAGGCTGGAGATGTTAAGAATAACCCTAAATCTTTCTGGGCTTATGCCACTCAAAAATGTAGCAGCAGACGCACAGTCCCAGATATCCTGCACAATAGTCAATCAGTTGCTGATCCCGagctgaaatttgaaattttcaaccaaaatttttcatctattttttccTCCAATTCCAGTACTATTTATCCTATACCTCCTTTATACGATGTATCACATACGATGGAACCATTTCTGATTACTTATACATTGGTTCTAAAGGAATTTACATCCCTCATACTGAATAAATCTGCTGGTCCAGACGGCATTCACCCACGTATCCTACATGAATGTCGTGAACATTATCGTGAATGTCGTGAACATTATCCACCCATTAGCATGACGTCAGCGGTTGTTAAGGTTCTTGAATGGATAATCAATTCTACAGCTGTTAAACACCTTGAAACAACTAATGTTGTACATAGTTCACAACATGACTTTCGTTCAGGAAGATCTGTTGACACCAATCTCTATGAATTTTATGATCACATCACCAAGTTGCTTGATATGGGGTTCCTGCTGACATGA